TCTGTTGACTCTCTTTGTCTATGTAGGTCTATAATAAATTTTTCAAGGCAATGTCTAGACCCAGGAATTAGAGGGAGGTACTTCAGTCCCCGGCTCATGGAGGTACTTTTTTGTACTGTTACCTGTCaccttcaccttattctatttccatTTTTGCTTTGGACGAGAGTTATACTATTATCTTGCTATGCACAGTTCGTTGGACCTGTTATTTCCATTCCCAAAGGTCGTAAGTGTTTATGTTGTCTTTAAGGGATATTATTTAGTTTACTTATGTACTACAAGTACTAATATATCTCATCTTGCCCGTCGACTTTGTATTCTTTAGATAGCTGTTCTATACATTTTTGGACTTGTCGTTTTTTAAGACAATGAACTTCCCCTAACTTGTTTGTGGTTGTTGGTAGGCGGTGATTTGGTTCCTGGCCAGATGGGTTGCAACCTATTTAGTACCGCTTGATGTGAGTAGAGAAATTGACAGTGTGGGTAGACATGGATCCCAGCATTCTAGAAAATTGCTAAACAGTTTTGCGTGGGACAATAACCAAGGGGAGCTTGTTCTTGATTTTGTTGCTCTCATGTCAATGGTGGCACTTACTACATATCAGGGCGAAATTGAGCTGCAGGTAACCTTCACCTTTACCGATCAACCTGCAAGACTGCATAATTTTGTGTCTACCCGTGCGTGTACACTTGCATGCCTATATGTTTTGCCGTGTTAATAAATAATAACTACTGGTGACAAGCCTGTGCAAAATTTAGAAGTGTATGATGTTTTTGACTTTTCATTGTCTCTGAGATGTTAGTTCTAACACAACTTTAATACTATATAAGTATAGTAGTTTGTTCATTTTTCATGCTTTCAATGCTAAATACCAAATATTTAGAAACATTTCCAAATGGCAAGAGGTTTAATTTTGAACATACCTCCAACAACAGTGACAGAATTTGTGAGTAAAAGGAGTATTTGTTATTGAGGGCTCACATGTAAAAATCATCTTTCTGCTGTGAAGGATATCCCTAATTTGTTGCTTTGTTTCATGTTATCAGACACTTACATGCCAAAAACTACTTGCTTCAGTTGTTCGACGGAAACACACATGTGCTTATGTTGTTCAGTTGGTAAGTCCAAAATCCAAGTCCACAGCTACAACCTATGTTATCATACTAATATTTGCATGCTCTGTAGTATTATGTTGCACATGGTAAAAATGTTTGTAGCATTTCTATCACCATAGGTATAGTGTGCTTGTTTTAGCCAAACGTCCCTTGGTGCAGGTTGTAGATTCTTTTCCTCCTCAGCATACCATTGAATAGTAATAGTGAGAGTGGATTCTACGCTCGTATAAGTGGATGCACCTCAAGCTACCTTTGTTGTCGTTGGTTTTGCCGAATCTGTCATGGCTCTAGAAGACTGGCAAAACTTGGCAATGAACCCTGTGATACTATTAACATTTTAACAAACGTCCCCCCTCCTGTTTTCTCTTGCTTCATGTTTCATGACACTATACCTTCTTAGGACTCATGGCGTGACCTTACAAGGGCTTTTGCAAGTGGGCGTTCTTTATTTTCATTGAGTGGACGTTTACAGGTAAGTGTTATATGCACTCACCATGCAGTTTTAACTTATGCTTTCATTTGTGAAGACCTTATGCTTTTGTTACTACTTACCACACCTTCACAGAGATCTCTAGCAGAAACACTTGCATGTGCAGCTTCCTGCATCAAAGATCCCGAATCATCTGTGCAGTAAGCCCTTTTGAGCTGCTGTATGTTATCTTATAATAAATAAATATGTGAGATTTAACAGAGCCTGTGTTGGTTTGACAAAGGTATTTGAGAGACCTCATGGGACCAGTCGCAGGATGCCTAGTAGAAAATGCTAGTAGGAGTGATCTTAAATCTGTTGCACATCAACCAGATGTTATCTACATGGTGAGTATGCATGTTATTTGCTTTAAGCTCTTTGAGGCTAGTATAATGGGAAATAACTGTAGGTCTGTTGCCTATTGGAACGGCTAAGAGGAGCTGCTAGAGCTACTCAGCCTCGCACTCAAAAGGTTCTATTTGAGATGGGTCATACTGTGATGAACTCACTCTTGACTCTTCTGGAGGTGTACAAAAATCAGGTATTGTAGCTCATCTATTGATGCATCCTATCAATTATTTTTAGATAAAATCATATCATGCTTAGACATGTGAATTTGAACCTTGAAGATCCTAGaataatttttcttatttttttagtCTGAAGTCGTATACATGATACTCAAGTTCGTGGttgacttcattgatggtcaagctGTATTCCTGGATGGTAAGGAGACATCAGTTTTGATGAGCTTTTGCTTACATCTGCTCCAGATATACTCCTCTCATAATATTGGAAAGGTAAGAACAGGAATTCTTATTACTGTGTTATTCTGTGCCAGAAAATTTTCTCCACAATGATGCTGCTAACATTCCTTTTTCTCAAATACACACGCGTGCATGTTTAACAAGGTGGTTTGTGTTCACACGCCTGCTCCatacatttttgccatgtttgcatggcacATGCGGCATGTGCCCATTGTTGTGTTGGGTCGGATCTTTTGCTTCTAGATAGAGCACCATTAGAGCTAGCCTATACAAAAGGATTGGCTCTAATCCCTATCTATCCAAACATGCCATTAGGGAAGGTTTGGAAAAGGGGATTTGCTTTGGGCTTTTCATATGTAGTTTTTCCCTCGAAACAGGCTTGGTCCCCGCTTTATAATATAAATCACAAACGGCCGAATCATACAAGGTGATGAGGAAATCCTCTTGCAAAGCAGGTCAAAATTAAAAACAACATCCAGGAAAGTAGCGAGAATGCCACCAGCCCAAAGCCGAGCAAGAGAACAGGAGTAGCCAGATCCAACACTAGGCAACTGAGACTACCAACCTGGGTTGAAACCGCGCCTCACTGCACCGTACACGCCAAGCTATGGCCGGAGAGGTCCGCCTGCCCTCTTGCTCCAGGCCGCAGAGCGCCGATCCTGCCAACGGACAGCGAGGACCGAGAATGGTGACAACGAGGTCATGTGTAAAAGGTAGGAGGCCAACGAGGCCACCCCATGCCACAATCGAAGAAGCTTCACACCAGGATCAAAGCATGCTTGAATACGCCGACGAGCCGCGACTGGTAGGCACCTGAGCTTCTAGGAAGACATCCGCAAGAGGGAGACGACACAATGCACCGCAGTCGCTGAGCCTAAGAAGACATACAAGGGTTTTCGCCCGGAGCCCTGACATGGAGAGGGGACCTACAACGATGCCCCCAAGAGGGATACGATACTCGTAGGCATCGCCGGTGACGGGGCGCGGAGCTTTCGCTCTGAGCCTCATCCTTGACACAAGGGTTACCAAGGTCGCCACCCAACCCGAGGGGAGAACTGCTGCCGCCAGCTCGAGGCCTCTAGACCAAGACCGGAGGCCGCCACTGCCAAAGCCATGATAACACCAGGATCACCCGCCACCACTCCCCTCGCTTGCTCGCCGTAAAGCCATCCGCGCAGCCTCACCTTCCGGGGCCGCTGCTCTGGCATCCAAGGATCCACATCACCCCACCAACCTGACATCTAGACGACACCCACCCGAGCAGCAACAAGGGTCTCCATCCAACCCTAGATCACGCCACCTACTGGACCTGCAACACCTCTGCAGCGCCCAAATCTGGGCTGAAACGGCCAGACAGCGGCACATGAGTGGACGGACGGTGATCGCAGCCCGCCTGGCTGCAGTCACCACACCCAAATCCTCTCCTACATGCCCCCAGACCCGACACCCAGCCAGGCAGGGGCGCTGCCGCAGCCGGAGCCTGCCCACAGCCATAGAGCGCGAGAGAACGAGAGATCGCAGCCCTCTAGCCCATGGCCCCGACCTCCAGGGATAGCACCAACCCGTGGTGAAGGGAGCCAAgcgccggaggcgccacaaggtcgCCCCGTCAGGGAGGGAGACCGGAGGGTGCCGAGGTGGCGAGCTTCTCACCCGGGAGGGCCGGATGTGGGCCTCTGCCTACCAGATCTGGGGAAGAGGCGCCAAAGGAGGCACTGTGCGGTGCTGGAGGAGGCTTCATGCTACACCGGGCAGCCAAACTCGACGAGGACGGGATCCACATGGGGGAAGAGAGGGAAGGAAACAGAGCCTTGGGGAAGGGGCGCGAATTGGGaccaggaggcggcggcgggtcaCCACCTGACGCCCGAGGAAGGTGACGCGGGGGCAGGAGATCTGTGTTTGTTCTGTTTCCAGATGTAGTTAAAGGGAACAAATTGTCAACAATCATTGTGCTATTGGAGATAATGTGTGAGGACAGTAAATATTTGCATACGCTCATCAAATTTATGTTACTTACTGCAAACTGACAAAAAAGCCTTGTTGTGGCCAATGTAATATGGACCAAAGCAAATGAGCTTCTGTTTTTTTCTAAACTTTTGTGATATATCAATGTTAGGGAGTAACTTCCCGACAGTGCAGTTGCCATCAATGTTAGAGAGAATGTTCTATAAGACTTGCTTATTGTCTCTTTTGCCTAGGTAATGCTCTCGCTTTCTTCAAGTCTGCGAAGTGAATCACAATCCGAAAAGTACAAGGATCTGCGTGCTTTGCTTCGGCTTTTAACAAATATCTGCTCAAAGGATTTGGTAACCTTCACCCTTTACACCCTGTTGTGTATTGTCTGTTCGAAGATGCCCCGGATGACTAAGTGACACTGTTGGCAAATGCAGGTGGGTTTCTTATCTGATAGCAACATTGAAGGCTCCCCAGATATTGCAGAGGTACGTCGTTTGATGTTTTTCCAGTATTTTCTGCTTCTAAGAAAATTAACTGTACATATTGTTGTGTATAGATTGTTTACTGTTAGCACTCGTGGTTACTGGTCACCTTTAGGAAATTCCATAAACAAAATTGTCCACCTCTGCCATCGGTAGCCAACTCTATTTACTTGTCTCATGATCACAAAACCACAGAACAATTTGGTCAGATAGGTAACCAATATGCCAATTAACGTTTACTTACAGTTATGCAATTGGAGCATTGCGAAGTTTTGAAGTGCTGACCTGTCTACGGGCTTGCATTTGACCAGCAAGAAATGACACAGCTGGGACATCCTGGACATGAACCAGAAATATGGCCTTGAAGAAATCCTTGTTAAATTCAAGGCTATGTATCTGTGGCTTAGCCCCCAATTAGACACATGGTTGCCATACATCTGCCATGTCTTGAACCAGAAACATTGAGGttattgaaggaaagtttctgtagGAAAAATACTAAAAGCGTTCTGGTTAAAGAACATTTGTCATGTCTTACTTTAACCATTTAACCAGGGGTATTCAGTTATCCACATCAAGAGTTAACTGCATTTACTACTTAGTTAGTTTGAAAATAACTCAAATGTTACTTTCGCAGGTCATCTATGTTGGTCTTGATATTGTGACTCCCTTGATATCTTTGGATCTTCTCAAGTACCCTAAACTAAGTCGTGATgtaagttttttttttctttccatttTTCTTCTAGTATAAATATAATGACAATCAAATGATACTAAGTAATTTGGTTTCTTTGCAGTATTTTGTACTTATGTCACACTTGTTGGAAGTGTACCCTGAGAAGGTTGCTCACTTAAACAGGGATGCCTTTGGAAGAATTACTGGTAGTCTTGAATTTGGCCTGCGTAATCAGGCAAGAGGATCTTCACGTAACTGCATTTACTGCTTGTCCTACATTTGCTTAAATTTTCAAATAGCAGCAGTACTCACTGCAGTGAGCTACTGAGTTGGTAGCAACTGGACCTTGCTTGGTTATATGGCGTGCCTACATACCCTCTGCTACCAATGACTCTTGCATCTGGATTCTCTATGAACCTACGCTCAACTTTCTATATCTTTCTGATTTGCTACTGTGAGCACCTAAATGTGCAATCATTCTTGACTGATATAAGGTGATCAGAGCAAGCCTTCAGTGTATTGAAATCATGGAAAATGTGGTGTATGCTATAAGATGACTGGACAGAACTTCTGTTTTCTGAAATGCGATATAACTGGCAAATTACAATGAATAATCAGATGTATTTTTGCCTGCCACTTGTGATGTCTACAAATATTGTTTGATCTATATAATATGTGAAACAATTGCCATTGCCGTGCATTCTGTATGTTGAAATACAGTCTATATTCTTCAGCTGATATAGCTAGGTTTGTGTTTTCCATGTTGCAGGATGGCGATGTTGTTGAGAGGTGCCTCACAGCAGTAAATGCCCTTGCCTCGTACCATTTCAAAGAAAGATTTGGAGGCAGAGGAGGGCTTGGCTCGCAGGTTATGGAATCTGAAGGATCGAATGGCAAACTTCAGGAAAGCATATCAAGTCACTTCTTGAGGCTTCTCCTGCAACTACTTCTGTTTGAAGATTTTAGGTGAGCTCCCCACGTCGACATTCAGTATAGATTTAGGATCCTGTAACTTCATTTTTTTTCTTCATATTGTTCCATTTACCTTATTTGTTGTTGTACATATCTGATATATGCGACTCTTGCAGAATGGAACTAGCAGGTTCTGCTGCAGATGCTTTGCTTCCTTTACTTTTTTGTGAACAGGAGTTATATCAGGTCCTTTCTCGCCACTTATCTAATAGGCTAACAGTTATCAGATCAAGTACAATACTAAGGCTTAATTTTTGTTATTTTGCTATGTGTTCTCATCACGTCTCCCTCTGCAGAGACTGGTCCATGAGTTGCTTGAGAAAGAGCAGAATCCGACTATAAAATCAAGGCTGGCACTTGCTTTCCATAACCTGACAAGTTCAAACAATCTCTCAAGCACCCTTGACCGGCCAAACAGGCAGAAATTTCGGAAAAATCTCCGGGTTTTCTTAGGCGAGGTCTCGGGCTTCATGCAGATAAAGTAGATGGGGAGTGACATGAAAGCATTGATGTCTGGTCGATCCCCAGAAGTTTTTTCTCCATTGTGGCAGAGTCCATGTGTGGCGGAGCCATGAGCAGGAATTCTGGCGTTAGAGGTCGAAAACGCATTCGCCGTTGTGTGTTGAAGGGAGTTCAAACAGAAATGACAGGAACATGTCGACGTGTTCCAGGATCTGTGTCTGGCTGCATTTGGCGGTGGAGAATTGGACGCCCTGAGATGAGATCGTCGTGTAAATTTAATTGGGTCTAGATATAATCATACAGAAAAGGCGGACATTTTTTTTAAACGGAGGTGGTCATTTTGTTGCGACTGCTCAGATGGAACAGTTTTTTTCTCCCACGTGTATGGGAGATACAGCTTAGAAGAAGCGATTCGGCACCTTGTGGTGCGTAACTTTTGCCCGTCGGGAAACGTGAGACACTGGGCCTGGGGCCTGCTTTTGCAATGCTCGATTTTTACTGGACTCCTGTGGGAACCAAGCTGTTTCGTGTAAAATGTCTTCTTCCAGAGCAACTGAACAAGCACATGGTGTCGGCGTGTCGCTGTAACCAGCTGGGGCTCACTTTGAGCATCTGAGCCCTagagtttttttcctttttcttctggcCAGGAACTCACGAGCGAAATGACCAGCAGTGTTGTGGCTAAAAGATCTTCAACCTTCACGCACCAAATTTGGGTGGGTCTTTATGGGCGCCATAACTCCCTTGGACATGAGGCCCCGTGTGTCGCTGGCATTTGTGGATTTTGGTGACCATTAGCTGTGTGGATCCCATGGACTTCCGTCGAGCAAGCTGTTGCGTGTCGGTGGCTGCATGCCCGTGTCGGcgcgtggatggatggatgggtagATCTCTGATCGAACATTCTGTGCGTCGAGTGTGGGAATGTGGGATGCACGTGATATAGAAAACCAATCAGGCATTTTGCCCGGAAGCGGTACATTCTCGTAGTCGGCAGCCGCGTGAGTATCCCCTTGCTCGGCCGTGGCCAGTTTGGGTTTCCTCCGGCTCGTTGCACTAAaagtctttccttacaacttcttgGCAAAGAATGAAAGCGCAGCATCTCGAGGGGCAAAGTCCATAGGAAAAAACAAACGGAAACGAAAGGAAAGACTCACGTGACAAAGCTGATTGATTGGCCATACGCGCATCAGCACTGCAGCACCAGCAGCAGGACAGCGAAGGAAGAGAGAAAATAATAATGATATATCCCTTCCCCTCCCTCCCATTGGGTCGGCGCCGACAGAGATCTCCCCTCTAAATCCCCAACGTTAATCGTCTTATAAAAATGACCCCCACAGTACTACTACTaatctactactactagtactagaataCTAACCACCTGGGACATGTGGTTAGCAAATTCAAAATTCACACAGTACTAGAATACTAGAATAACATTTTTTCCCCggaaaaaaaccgtcaaaaaaaagAATAACAATTATTATCCGTCTCGCTCTCGCGCATCTCGGCACGGGAGGGACATTCCCTCCGCTTAACAGCGTCCCGTGTACCGCGGCGTGTTAGTTTAATCTGCAACCCTGCTCGCTAATCATCTCGCGGATCTTGTTGTTGCTGGTTTCATTAACACGCGCCACCAAGAGTGCAGACCTGCCCCCTCTCTCTCCGCGTTCGCTGCCCGCCTCTCACCCCCTCCCACGCTCCGCCCCGCAAATCGAGGCCTTCCGCTGGCCCTCCTCACCCCCGCCCCGCTCCAGCCAGCCAACGGAGGNNNNNNNNNNNNNNNNNNNNNNNNNNNNNNNNNNNNNNNNNNNNNNNNNNNNNNNNNNNNNNNNNNNNNNNNNNNNNNNNNNNNNNNNNNNNNNNNNNNNNNNNNNNNNNNNNNNNNNNNNNNNNNNNNNNNNNNNNNNNNNNNNNNNNNNNNNNNNNNNNNNNNNNNNNNNNNNNNNNNNNNNNNNNNNNNNNNNNNNNNNNNNNNNNNNNNNNNNNNNNNNNNNNNNNNNNNNNNNNNNNNNNNNNNNNNNNNNNNNNNNNNNNNNNNNNNNNNNNNNNNNNNNNNNNNNNNNNNNNNNNNNNNNNNNNNNNNNNNNNNNNNNNNNNNNNNNNNNNNNNNNNNNNNNNNNNNNNNNNNNNNNNNNNNNNNNNNNNNNNNNNNNNNNNNNNNNNNNNNNNNNNNNNNNNNNNNNNNNNNNNNNNNNNNNNNNNNNNNNNNNNNNNNNNNNNNNNNNNNNNNNNNNNNNNNNNNNNNNNNNNNNNNNNNNNNNNNNNNNNNNNNNNNNNNNNNNNNNNNNNNNNNNNNNNNNNNNNNNNNNNCGTCCATGTCGCTGCCGCCCGGCGGTGCGATCTGGCTGCGATGCCCCACGCGAAAGGGAGGGAGCGGCGGGCGCGGCGTGGGTTTCTCGCGTCTGGTGGGATTCGCGCGCTGTGCGTGCGTGTTGGGGTTTTTGTGCTGGTTCGTTTCTGTTGTCCCGTCTGTTAGGATTTGGTTGGTTCGTCTTTAGCTGCTTCGTAGTCGTCGCTGCAAACCCTGGGGATTTTTAATCCGCTGCTGGCCTCGCGCCGGACGCACTCAGCCAGCAGCCACTCCTCCGCAGCCAGGCCGCAGTGCCCGTCGCTGTCTCAGTCGTCTCCGCTGGGTCAAACCGAAGCTCTTCTTACCGCCGTATGCTCGGCTGCCTAATCCAACTGCGCAGAGAGCTTCCGTGCTGGCGAGCCGAATTCCAAGCCCGCTTCGTGGGACTGGAATCGAGACCACGCCGCAGATCGGAAGCAACCTGCCAGTCAAATAGCTCGGAAAAGGGGAGCTTTGTTTAAAGTACCACTAGTGCTCATCTTGCCTCTTTGTGATCCGCCCCCCACTTCACTCTTTACCACCGCCGCCCGTTTGCATACTTATACGGGCTTCGGTGCGAGCATTTAATTTGTCCCAAGGGTTTCTCTTCTTAGCAGGCTTCCAGCTTCGTCTCGTCCCCCCTTCCAGTGCATATCTCAATTTTGGTTCGGTTGCTTGAACTGTACTGCGGCTTGCTGCTACTTTGTTATACCATCTTATTGTTGGTCTTATGGCTTGTTTTTGCTTTCTGCAGATCCGTGCGCCCAACAGAACTAGGATtttttgtggtccttcatgaatctTGAGGACAGTCTATACTAGGGGGGCAGTAGGGTACTACTACTGCTAGGATCTGGTATCCTCCGAAATGAGGGGGAGAAATGACGGGGGGCAGAGCAAGAGGCCCGTCGTGCTCTTCTGCGTCATGGTCGTGTGCCTCTGCCTCCTCTTCCTCTATTTCTCGGGCTCCAATGGGCAGGCTGGGAGCGCGGCACTAGAGTATGGCACCAAGTTTTCTCGCTCGCTTGGGTGGGGCAGCGATGGAGATGGCGACGATGGCTCAGAGGAGTCGATTTTTGGGACTGGCGATGTAAATGACGTTAAGCTCAAGAGCTTCCCGGTGAGTTCAGGACCAGCAACCAGTTGGTTGTTAGCAgtctatacatacatatatgatGATAATTCTAAAGgttttttcttttgctttgctccGAAGGTATGCGATGATCGGCATTCTGAGCTGATCCCCTGCTTGGATAGGAATTTGATATATCAGATGAGGTTGAAGCTGGATCTAAACTTGATGGAGCATTATGAGCGGCATTGCCCTCCTCCTGAGAGGCGATTTAATTGCCTGATTCCACCGCCACATGGCTATAAGGTCACTAGATTAtcctttctttgttttttcttgtcTTCTCCTTGCCTTAATTTGATAACGTCTCCAAGCTACAAAGTTGCTGGAGTTGGGTTCCTACACTCACCATCTCAACATATATCTTCAAGCTGAACCACTTAATTTTGGTGATTATACATTATGTGGTCAAGCTGTCTTCCGCATGTAGATTTAGGTTTGATCATGGTTAGAATTTTGCCTGCTCTGTAGCTGGACAATCTTGTTACCTTCTCCTGACCTATCAAATTTGTACTTGTGTGAGATAGTTCTGTTTAATTTGATTCGTGCTAAGCCACATTAGTTTTGCAGGTTCCCATAAAATGGCCAAAAAGTCGCGATATAGTGTGGAAAGCAAATATTCCTCACACTCACCTTGCAAAAGAGAAGTCAGACCAGAACTGGATGATTGATGCAGGCGAAAAAATTAAGTTTCCAGGTGGCGGAACACATTTTCATCATGGAGCTGACAAATATATATCAAGCATTGCAAATGTAAGTATGTTTTAGCTTCTTCACAGTAATGCTCTGCTAAAGATACGCTACACATATTTGAGCACCATGCCCTGTGAAGCTTCACTTTTTTTGACTGTAAGCTTCACTTTGTGATTCATTTCTTCTACTATCTGACAGATGCTAAACTTCAAAGATAACATTATAAACAATGAGGGAATGCTTCGTACTGTACTTGATGTGGGCTGCGGAGTGGCTAGTTTTGGAGGATATCTTCTTTCATCGAATGTCATAGCGATGTCTTTGGCACCAAACGATGTACATCAGAACCAGATCCAATTTGCTCTTGAAAGGGGGATCCCTGCTTATCTTGGTGTTTTGGGAACAAAAAGGCTTCCATACCCCAGTAGATCGTTCGAATTAGCCCACTGTTCTCGTTGCAGGATTGATTGGCTTCAGAGAGATGGAATTCTTATGCTTGAACTGGACAGATTACTCAGGCCTGGAGGTTATTTTGCTTATTCATCTCCTGAGGCATACGCACAGGATGAGGAGGACCGTAGAATCTGGAAAGAAATGAGTTCCCTTGCAGAAAGGATGTGCTGGAAAATTGCAGAGAAAAAAAACCAGACAGTTATTTGGGTCAAGCCTCTGAACAATGATTGCTACAGGAGCCGGCCGCGTGGTACAAATCCACCTCTATGCAAAAGTGGTGATGATCCAGATTCAGTATGGGGAGTGACAATGGAAGCTTGCATTACTCCATATCCAGAACGTGCGTATTTATCCTATTCCAGTTGTAGTTTTTTTTACCTTTTATTGCTTATCTACTGGCTGAATACTTGATATATTGTCATCTTCCTTCTCTAGTGCTTGTGGTACTTCAAACTGGTCGGCTTGTGAATTGTTCCATGGGTGTTGTTTGCTGCACGTTAGATTACTGttgttggaaaagaatttgagtgaCAGGAAACATTAGCTATGATTTATAGTCACTGTGTGCTGCAAGGATGCATCTTTCCGTTTTGTTTTATCTAAAAAAAGTGTGCGCACACACAtaagcacacacacacacttgtCAGTACTGGTAAACAAAGGATCTTCAGTTTGGGTTTTTTCCTCTTTGTCCCTCTCACCATGCTTCCCAGGAATGTTGGAATTTGGGAATTAAAGTAATAACCAAAGTAGCATTTGTGTTAATTTGTGGTTTCATGGAGGTTTGGTTATGCTAACAGGTAGGATGGTTTATGGTCATTAGTCTTGAAACGATCGAATCATCCCTGTACTCTGTCAGCAGTAAAAACATGGAGATATATAccatttcttttcttcctttttcctcacAACATTTGCAGCTAATTTACTTCTCAAGTGAAGTGACAATTGATTTAATATTTGCAGAAATGCACAGGGATGGGGGAAGTGGATTGGCTCCTTGGCCTGCTCGATTAACAACCCCACCTCCTCGTCTTGCAGATTTGTATGTTACAGCTGACACATTTGAAAAAGATACGGTAAGTTGATCATATTATGTCTTCATAACTAAAATTATGTCCAAATAATCCTTCAAGGATCTTAGATGAAATGTCTCCATGCAGGAAATGTGGCAGCAAAAAGTAGACAATTATTGGAATTTATTGCGCCCAAAGGTAAAACCAGAGAGTATTAGAAACATCATGGACATGAAAGCAAACTTTGGATCATTTGCTGCTGCTCTCAAGGAAAAGGATGTATGGGTGATGAATGCTGTGTCCCATGATGGACCAAACACTCT
The sequence above is a segment of the Triticum dicoccoides isolate Atlit2015 ecotype Zavitan chromosome 1A, WEW_v2.0, whole genome shotgun sequence genome. Coding sequences within it:
- the LOC119268991 gene encoding exportin-4 isoform X3 gives rise to the protein MPNARFQAAGAIGDAAIREWGILTDDNKRSLILYCLNYVMEHAGSPDGYVQSKVSAVAARLLKRGWLEFPDQEKGAIFFEVEQSIRGMHGPNRQFAGINFLETLVSEFSPSTASSMGLPKEFHDQCQLSLEVKFLKDFYCWAQAAVFNTADKILNSNVTIPEEKACSAALRLMLQILSWSFKPTLEHENLDAKIKSGLRSDAINLRKFERSLVKPGSLWTDILISSAHTIWVLNFYTTLRQKYSYDTLWGDSPIAVSCRQLIVQLCSLAGAVFPNDNGDAQIEHFMHILSAVILWIEPPNVIAESIRNGGSESEFIDSCHVLLSVASLTSSSLFDNLLKSIRQYGTINLLSALTSEAVKSVLDNQNEEETWGSDALDILLETWNVILGEACADKSPMSADGALAASNLFKIIVESHLKAAADSAFEDSDDAEYFHVSVSKRDEQLALYALIARAAADTTIPFLEQLFSERFARLSQQRDVENDPTRTLEELYWLLLITSHVLTDSGEGETLLIPEALQAGFTNVVEVAQHPVVTLSWSIINFSRQCLDPGIRGRYFSPRLMEAVIWFLARWVATYLVPLDVSREIDSVGRHGSQHSRKLLNSFAWDNNQGELVLDFVALMSMVALTTYQGEIELQTLTCQKLLASVVRRKHTCAYVVQLDSWRDLTRAFASGRSLFSLSGRLQRSLAETLACAASCIKDPESSVQYLRDLMGPVAGCLVENASRSDLKSVAHQPDVIYMVCCLLERLRGAARATQPRTQKVLFEMGHTVMNSLLTLLEVYKNQSEVVYMILKFVVDFIDGQAVFLDGKETSVLMSFCLHLLQIYSSHNIGKVMLSLSSSLRSESQSEKYKDLRALLRLLTNICSKDLVGFLSDSNIEGSPDIAEVIYVGLDIVTPLISLDLLKYPKLSRDYFVLMSHLLEVYPEKVAHLNRDAFGRITGSLEFGLRNQDGDVVERCLTAVNALASYHFKERFGGRGGLGSQVMESEGSNGKLQESISSHFLRLLLQLLLFEDFRMELAGSAADALLPLLFCEQELYQRLVHELLEKEQNPTIKSRLALAFHNLTSSNNLSSTLDRPNRQKFRKNLRVFLGEVSGFMQIK
- the LOC119269011 gene encoding probable methyltransferase PMT8, which codes for MRGRNDGGQSKRPVVLFCVMVVCLCLLFLYFSGSNGQAGSAALEYGTKFSRSLGWGSDGDGDDGSEESIFGTGDVNDVKLKSFPVCDDRHSELIPCLDRNLIYQMRLKLDLNLMEHYERHCPPPERRFNCLIPPPHGYKVPIKWPKSRDIVWKANIPHTHLAKEKSDQNWMIDAGEKIKFPGGGTHFHHGADKYISSIANMLNFKDNIINNEGMLRTVLDVGCGVASFGGYLLSSNVIAMSLAPNDVHQNQIQFALERGIPAYLGVLGTKRLPYPSRSFELAHCSRCRIDWLQRDGILMLELDRLLRPGGYFAYSSPEAYAQDEEDRRIWKEMSSLAERMCWKIAEKKNQTVIWVKPLNNDCYRSRPRGTNPPLCKSGDDPDSVWGVTMEACITPYPEQMHRDGGSGLAPWPARLTTPPPRLADLYVTADTFEKDTEMWQQKVDNYWNLLRPKVKPESIRNIMDMKANFGSFAAALKEKDVWVMNAVSHDGPNTLKIIYDRGLIGSTHDWCEAFSTYPRTYDLLHAWTVFTDLEKRGCSAEDLLLEMDRILRPTGFIIVRDKAPIIVFIKKYLNALHWEAVTVVDGESSPESKENEMILIIRKKLWLPEAGSQDST